One Deltaproteobacteria bacterium DNA segment encodes these proteins:
- a CDS encoding type II toxin-antitoxin system Phd/YefM family antitoxin, with amino-acid sequence MTKLPHIIPVTVLRQDAAAVLKRVGESREPFVITQRGRAAAVLLSAEAYQQAESERQMLRLLAQGEKEIAPGRGPDLDTVLAEADALLTDEDS; translated from the coding sequence ATGACCAAGTTGCCCCACATCATACCTGTAACCGTTTTGCGCCAGGACGCGGCAGCCGTCTTGAAGCGCGTCGGCGAGTCGCGTGAACCGTTCGTCATCACGCAGCGGGGACGAGCGGCGGCGGTTCTCCTGAGTGCTGAAGCGTACCAGCAGGCGGAGTCCGAGCGGCAGATGCTCAGACTGTTGGCTCAGGGCGAGAAGGAGATCGCTCCAGGTCGGGGCCCCGACCTGGACACGGTGCTGGCGGAGGCCGACGCGTTGCTCACGGATGAAGATTCGTGA
- a CDS encoding LLM class flavin-dependent oxidoreductase, protein MSSLQYGVGMFPTESMSRIIHLSKQAEDLGYSHIWVGDSHLIWREAFVNMAAVALNTSKVIIGTGVTNPVTRHPSVLASGYATLDELAPGRFAVGIGLGDSSLETMGRKQARLAEFEAAVAQMRAVIEGGEAELESGSKIHLNFAQNRKIPFYAAASGPKMLELSGRIADGVIILVGVDAGAIERAVERIAAGAESAGRKLSDIDLVLWVPCAVSEQPGAKDAVKAHVARVIAHPLPFTLNEQEQKVLDDIHQAYNYYQHMNPLAAQARVIPDWLVDKFAVAGTPEECQAKVEELKQSAINQVAIIPYNVGDADRGETLRLFAGAM, encoded by the coding sequence CTGGGCTACAGCCACATCTGGGTCGGCGACTCGCATCTCATCTGGCGCGAGGCGTTCGTGAACATGGCCGCGGTGGCGCTCAACACCTCGAAGGTGATCATCGGCACCGGCGTCACCAACCCCGTGACCCGCCACCCCTCGGTGCTGGCCAGCGGCTACGCCACCCTGGACGAGCTCGCGCCGGGACGGTTCGCCGTCGGCATCGGCCTGGGCGACAGCTCGCTGGAGACCATGGGCCGCAAGCAGGCGCGGCTGGCGGAGTTCGAGGCGGCGGTGGCGCAGATGCGGGCCGTCATCGAGGGCGGCGAAGCGGAGCTGGAGAGCGGCAGCAAGATACACCTCAACTTCGCCCAGAACCGGAAGATCCCGTTCTACGCGGCCGCCAGCGGCCCCAAGATGCTCGAGCTCTCCGGCCGCATCGCCGACGGCGTCATCATCCTGGTCGGCGTGGATGCCGGCGCCATCGAGAGAGCCGTGGAACGCATCGCCGCCGGCGCCGAGTCGGCGGGCCGGAAGCTCTCCGACATCGACCTGGTGCTGTGGGTCCCGTGCGCGGTCTCCGAGCAGCCCGGCGCCAAGGACGCGGTCAAGGCCCACGTGGCCCGGGTCATCGCCCACCCGCTGCCCTTCACCCTGAACGAACAAGAGCAGAAGGTCCTGGACGACATCCACCAAGCCTACAACTACTACCAGCACATGAACCCGCTCGCCGCCCAGGCCCGCGTGATCCCCGACTGGCTGGTGGACAAGTTCGCCGTCGCCGGCACCCCCGAGGAGTGCCAAGCCAAGGTCGAGGAACTCAAGCAGAGCGCCATCAACCAAGTAGCCATCATCCCCTACAACGTGGGCGACGCCGACCGCGGCGAGACGCTACGGCTCTTCGCCGGCGCCATGTAG
- a CDS encoding NfeD family protein has product MRTITRYYLFQLPGWLLAAALVTVLHAWLGLPMWAVLTIMGVVVLKDVVCYPFLRKAYQLEAAGAAQLVGLRGVARDTLDPAGYVYVNGELWRARTEAGADAIAAGTEVRVVQGQRMTLTVARD; this is encoded by the coding sequence GTGCGGACCATCACCCGCTACTACCTCTTCCAGCTTCCCGGCTGGCTCCTGGCCGCCGCGCTCGTGACCGTCCTGCACGCCTGGCTGGGCCTGCCCATGTGGGCGGTGCTCACCATCATGGGCGTGGTGGTGCTGAAAGACGTGGTCTGCTACCCGTTCCTGCGCAAGGCCTACCAACTGGAAGCCGCCGGCGCCGCCCAACTCGTGGGACTTCGCGGGGTGGCACGGGACACCTTGGACCCTGCCGGGTACGTTTACGTGAACGGCGAGTTGTGGCGTGCCCGCACCGAGGCGGGAGCGGACGCGATAGCCGCGGGCACGGAGGTCCGGGTGGTCCAAGGGCAGCGCATGACGTTGACCGTGGCCAGGGACTAG